A window from Ureaplasma parvum serovar 3 str. ATCC 27815 encodes these proteins:
- a CDS encoding DegV family protein, which translates to MKKSFLIMTDSSTTLDREWAKNNDVMILPLSILRSDHTLIVDDGIESKPERIYEDIDNGYTFQTSCTPYGVLIEAIEQKLQEYEKIIFIGISSGFSSQFNNAKNLEKEYQDKLFVVDTEDFGYSLEHLVYKIKAMLSNNISFGDILKMINKHHDYTSSFLACENITGLVRSGRIPKIIGTMLKLSKVTPIIKAEWKNHRAGMALNIRSAPHKILENINHVFDNQLNNHTIEKVCILQAGLSSERIDELKNDVINHFHVDKEKIVIRSGPPIFLVYVWKGALGIQVIANIPKKHVEKKH; encoded by the coding sequence ATGAAAAAATCATTTTTAATCATGACAGATTCATCAACGACTTTAGATCGTGAATGAGCTAAAAATAATGATGTTATGATTCTGCCGCTTTCTATTTTACGAAGTGATCATACTTTAATTGTAGATGATGGTATAGAATCAAAGCCAGAGCGAATTTATGAAGACATTGATAATGGATACACCTTTCAAACAAGTTGTACACCATATGGTGTTTTAATTGAAGCTATTGAACAAAAACTACAAGAATATGAAAAAATTATTTTTATTGGCATCTCTAGTGGATTTAGTAGTCAATTCAATAATGCAAAAAATTTAGAGAAAGAATATCAAGACAAATTATTTGTTGTAGACACAGAAGACTTTGGCTATTCCTTAGAACATCTAGTTTACAAAATTAAAGCAATGTTAAGCAATAATATTAGTTTTGGTGATATTTTAAAAATGATTAACAAACACCATGATTATACAAGTAGTTTTTTAGCATGTGAAAATATTACTGGCCTTGTTCGTTCTGGTCGAATCCCTAAAATCATTGGTACTATGTTAAAATTAAGTAAAGTAACACCCATAATTAAAGCTGAATGAAAAAATCACCGTGCGGGAATGGCATTAAATATTCGTTCTGCACCCCATAAAATTCTTGAAAATATTAACCATGTTTTTGATAATCAACTAAATAATCATACAATTGAAAAAGTATGTATTCTACAAGCGGGATTATCAAGTGAAAGAATTGATGAACTAAAAAATGATGTAATTAACCATTTTCATGTTGATAAGGAAAAGATTGTAATTAGATCTGGTCCTCCAATCTTTTTAGTATATGTTTGAAAAGGAGCATTAGGTATTCAAGTGATAGCTAATATTCCAAAAAAACATGTTGAAAAAAAACATTAA
- the truA gene encoding tRNA pseudouridine(38-40) synthase TruA yields the protein MNYKISLRYDGSLFYGWARQPQKRTVQGDLEEIFKSIFKINNIRIIGSGRTDKGVHAYEQTFSVKHSALKYDSHIIYQALCSRTSSDIQILEVQKVDDSFHAQYNATSKTYQYVINDYEFDLFRNNYELFVNQKINDQKILEALELFVGEHDFKSFSTSELTMTIRRINWVKIKRDTHLIIYINANGFLKNMVRMIVASCLDYAFNKISLAKIHELLIYPKKGASIKLAPACGLYLYKVYY from the coding sequence ATGAATTATAAAATTAGTCTTCGTTATGATGGTAGTTTATTTTATGGATGAGCTAGACAACCACAAAAAAGAACGGTTCAAGGGGATTTAGAAGAAATTTTTAAATCAATTTTTAAAATTAATAATATCAGGATTATTGGTTCAGGACGTACTGATAAAGGTGTACACGCTTACGAGCAAACCTTTAGTGTTAAACATAGTGCGTTAAAATATGATTCGCACATTATTTATCAAGCACTTTGCTCACGAACTAGTTCTGATATTCAAATTTTAGAAGTGCAAAAGGTTGATGATTCATTTCATGCTCAATATAATGCTACTTCTAAAACATATCAATATGTCATTAATGATTATGAATTTGATTTGTTTAGAAATAATTATGAACTTTTTGTTAATCAAAAAATTAATGATCAAAAAATATTAGAAGCATTAGAATTGTTTGTTGGCGAACATGATTTTAAATCGTTTTCAACTAGTGAATTAACAATGACAATACGTCGCATTAATTGAGTTAAAATCAAAAGAGATACACACTTAATAATTTATATTAATGCAAATGGTTTTTTAAAAAACATGGTTCGTATGATCGTTGCTTCTTGTTTAGATTATGCTTTTAATAAAATAAGTTTAGCAAAAATTCATGAATTATTAATATACCCCAAAAAGGGTGCTAGTATTAAATTAGCACCCGCTTGTGGATTATATTTGTATAAAGTCTATTATTAA
- a CDS encoding energy-coupling factor transporter transmembrane component T yields MSANAYVFRRSPIHRLNPAIKFISFILLIAMIFLPLGFFAQMIIGIFILIVFFVAKLPKRTLWNVFKSVVMLFIILLLINWMTYKDPIAIYNVTDQAKVILGNNSWINGPINRNLSFNLFYNDISSTHPQNLVSNIWGGEIKNYISPEIIKKLIDKPDYNVAKFLNENNVTVKKLESTFNALNQDVRLNNFYPIYGNSTLKSGKLEVPLSHLSYYMSTNLWKINGIKYQGLILSGVGDQLGKAQTALFYTRSPFALSPIAIQLAVYISIKIFLMITLSSILTATTSSIELTNGLEDLLSPFKILRLPVAEASMMISIALRFIPSLLDESKRILNAQASRGVDFNNGGPIQKLKSLISLVVPLFSIAFKKAEDLANAMEARSYNPRYARTRYRTFPLNLADYALFGILCILVGFLISLAVIKFYFTPFGVFEASALFAK; encoded by the coding sequence ATGAGTGCTAATGCTTATGTGTTTCGACGTTCACCAATTCATCGTTTAAATCCAGCAATTAAATTTATTTCTTTTATTTTATTAATTGCTATGATTTTTTTACCACTTGGCTTTTTTGCGCAAATGATTATTGGAATTTTTATTTTAATCGTCTTTTTTGTAGCTAAATTACCTAAGCGTACTTTATGAAATGTTTTTAAATCCGTCGTTATGTTGTTCATTATCCTACTACTTATTAATTGAATGACATATAAAGATCCTATTGCTATTTATAATGTCACAGATCAAGCTAAAGTAATTTTAGGTAATAATAGTTGAATTAATGGTCCTATTAATAGAAATTTATCATTTAATTTATTTTATAATGATATTTCATCAACTCATCCCCAAAATTTAGTTTCGAATATTTGAGGTGGAGAAATTAAAAATTATATTAGTCCTGAGATTATTAAAAAACTAATTGATAAACCCGATTATAATGTTGCTAAATTTTTAAATGAAAATAACGTAACTGTTAAAAAATTAGAAAGTACTTTTAATGCGTTAAACCAAGATGTTCGATTGAATAATTTTTATCCAATTTATGGTAATAGTACCTTAAAATCTGGAAAACTTGAAGTGCCATTAAGTCATTTATCATATTATATGTCAACGAATTTATGAAAGATCAATGGTATTAAATATCAAGGTTTAATTTTGTCAGGTGTAGGTGATCAATTAGGTAAGGCTCAAACCGCTTTATTTTATACACGAAGTCCTTTCGCTTTAAGTCCTATTGCTATTCAATTAGCTGTTTATATATCAATAAAAATTTTTTTAATGATAACCTTATCATCAATTCTAACAGCTACGACTTCATCTATTGAATTGACAAATGGTTTGGAAGATTTGTTAAGTCCTTTTAAAATTTTACGATTGCCTGTTGCTGAGGCTTCAATGATGATTTCAATTGCATTACGTTTTATTCCGTCATTATTAGATGAATCAAAAAGAATATTAAATGCACAAGCTTCACGTGGTGTTGATTTTAATAATGGCGGACCTATTCAAAAATTAAAATCATTAATTTCACTAGTTGTACCATTATTTTCAATTGCTTTTAAAAAAGCAGAAGATTTAGCAAATGCTATGGAAGCACGTTCTTATAACCCTCGTTATGCACGAACACGTTATCGTACTTTTCCATTAAACCTAGCAGATTATGCTTTATTTGGAATTTTGTGTATTCTCGTTGGATTTTTAATATCATTGGCCGTGATTAAATTTTATTTCACTCCATTTGGTGTATTTGAAGCAAGTGCATTGTTTGCTAAGTAA
- a CDS encoding energy-coupling factor transporter ATPase, whose translation MSHNDKNTHNYQISSLDKIINDSSVAIEFENVYFAYTEERMILKNVSFTINDNEYVCVIGHNGSGKSTISKVLTGLLKPKSGVIKLFGIEISAANLKYLRNNIGIVFQNPDNQFVGITAEDDIAFGLENRKVPPNKMWDIINDAAVATGIEDLLKKESLELSGGQKQRVAIASVLAINPKVIIFDESTSMLDPKGKNELKELMVSLRDVAKKTIISITHDMEEVVKADKVIVMSNGEVQYIGTPQEIFANEERLLKMQLDIPFTLKLAKTLKEKGLKIDLTLNNEELIEKICKN comes from the coding sequence ATGAGTCATAATGATAAAAATACTCATAATTATCAAATTTCATCATTAGATAAGATTATTAATGATTCAAGTGTTGCCATTGAATTTGAAAATGTTTATTTTGCTTATACAGAAGAACGAATGATTTTAAAAAATGTTTCATTTACAATTAATGACAATGAATATGTTTGTGTTATTGGTCATAATGGTTCTGGAAAATCAACGATATCTAAGGTTTTAACAGGATTATTAAAACCTAAAAGCGGTGTAATTAAACTTTTTGGAATTGAGATAAGTGCTGCTAATTTAAAATATTTGCGAAATAATATCGGAATTGTTTTTCAGAATCCTGATAATCAATTTGTAGGTATTACGGCTGAAGATGATATTGCTTTTGGTTTAGAAAATCGTAAGGTTCCGCCAAATAAAATGTGAGATATTATTAATGATGCAGCTGTTGCAACGGGAATTGAAGATCTATTAAAAAAAGAATCACTTGAACTATCTGGCGGTCAAAAACAAAGAGTTGCAATTGCTTCTGTTTTAGCAATTAATCCTAAAGTGATTATTTTTGATGAATCCACAAGTATGTTAGATCCCAAAGGAAAAAATGAATTAAAAGAATTAATGGTTTCATTGCGTGATGTTGCAAAAAAAACAATTATTTCTATTACTCATGATATGGAAGAAGTAGTTAAAGCTGATAAAGTTATTGTCATGTCAAATGGCGAAGTTCAATATATAGGTACACCACAAGAAATTTTTGCTAATGAAGAACGTTTATTAAAAATGCAATTAGATATTCCATTTACATTAAAATTAGCAAAAACCTTAAAGGAAAAGGGGTTAAAAATTGATTTAACTTTGAATAATGAGGAGTTAATTGAAAAAATATGCAAAAATTAA
- the rplA gene encoding 50S ribosomal protein L1 → MAKISKKLFAAYEGIDKQKAYPLFDAIKLAQEKSITKFDGSINIAIKLNLDTTKVEQQLRGSISLPNGNGKNVRVLVLSEDITKEEAASVGADYFGGADYIQNIEKMLNQIDVIITNQKMMPLLAKLGKVLGPRGLMPNPKIGTVTNDVLKAVEEFKRGRIEYRTDTYGNIHMSIGRVSFETTKIEENANALLNLIKSKKPATVKGQYIQNIAVSPTMGPGIKVVINNN, encoded by the coding sequence ATGGCTAAAATTTCTAAAAAATTATTTGCTGCTTATGAAGGAATTGATAAGCAAAAAGCTTACCCATTATTTGATGCAATTAAATTAGCACAAGAGAAGTCAATTACTAAATTTGATGGATCAATTAATATCGCTATTAAATTGAATTTAGATACTACTAAAGTTGAACAACAATTACGTGGGTCAATTTCATTGCCAAACGGTAATGGTAAAAATGTACGAGTTCTTGTTTTAAGTGAAGATATTACCAAAGAAGAGGCTGCTTCAGTTGGTGCTGATTATTTTGGTGGAGCAGATTACATTCAAAATATTGAAAAGATGTTAAACCAAATTGATGTAATTATTACTAACCAAAAAATGATGCCATTATTAGCTAAATTAGGAAAAGTATTGGGGCCTCGTGGACTAATGCCTAATCCAAAAATTGGAACAGTTACAAATGATGTTCTAAAAGCTGTAGAAGAATTTAAAAGAGGTCGAATTGAATACCGTACAGATACTTATGGAAATATCCATATGAGTATTGGTCGTGTTTCATTTGAAACAACTAAAATTGAAGAAAATGCTAATGCATTATTAAACTTAATTAAATCAAAAAAACCAGCGACTGTAAAGGGTCAATATATTCAAAATATTGCTGTTTCACCTACAATGGGTCCTGGAATAAAAGTTGTTATTAATAATAATTAA
- the rplK gene encoding 50S ribosomal protein L11: protein MLRVAPKKKEVTRIAKLNLIGGQAKPGPALASVGINMAEFTKSFNDKTKDQNGKVIPVIITAYKDKSFDYVIKTTPVTFLLKDIAKIKSGAKDPKKQTVATISKEQALEIARYKLIDMTAYDEEAALRMIAGSAKQMGIVIEGVSAYKEKKGN from the coding sequence GTGTTGCGTGTGGCTCCTAAAAAGAAAGAAGTTACAAGAATCGCAAAGTTAAATCTAATTGGTGGACAAGCTAAACCTGGTCCAGCATTAGCATCAGTTGGTATTAATATGGCTGAGTTTACTAAGTCATTTAATGATAAAACTAAAGACCAAAACGGTAAGGTTATCCCAGTAATTATTACAGCTTATAAAGATAAATCATTTGATTATGTTATCAAAACTACTCCCGTGACTTTTTTACTAAAAGATATTGCTAAAATCAAAAGTGGTGCCAAAGATCCTAAAAAGCAAACTGTTGCAACAATTTCAAAAGAACAAGCTTTAGAAATAGCTCGTTATAAATTGATTGATATGACAGCATATGATGAAGAAGCCGCTTTAAGAATGATTGCTGGTTCTGCAAAACAAATGGGAATTGTAATTGAAGGCGTAAGTGCATATAAAGAAAAGAAAGGTAACTAA
- a CDS encoding ATP-binding cassette domain-containing protein: MQKLMDYFFKRKLKVPRPISNDISVRVKNLYAVYDEKQENQLVALNNISYDFKKNKIYFIIGNSGSGKSTLVTHFNGLMISRYGFVQVGDIVSGDHFDFERQLLGVIDSYDKKIINLLWRNQLDQWTFLVLFSNEVNIQQARILFEANFKQKPISLKFIKTKNNHELITNPYVRENTKIAVVRVDKNVILEINDKMNYEELQRFEFIKKEIKTNYHLSKKIKRFKELRRRVGFVFQFPEYQLFKDTIEKDIMFGPVNLGVKKSEAKKRAKFYLNKLGLGDDYLERSPFGLSGGQKRRVAIAGILAIQNDILVFDEPTAGLDPAGEHEMMQIILDAKANNKTVFVITHTMEHVLEVADEVIVMDEGEIIKTGTPYEIFFDQHIINSTSIQVPRVIAVINELIKKDLKYEILKQKQPRTIEELADAIIEFKKGEK; encoded by the coding sequence ATGCAAAAATTAATGGATTATTTTTTCAAAAGAAAACTTAAAGTACCACGACCAATATCTAATGATATTAGTGTTCGTGTAAAAAATTTATATGCTGTTTATGATGAAAAACAAGAAAATCAATTAGTCGCATTAAATAATATTTCGTATGATTTTAAAAAAAATAAAATCTATTTTATTATTGGAAATTCTGGTTCTGGTAAATCTACGCTAGTTACTCATTTTAATGGATTAATGATCTCGCGTTATGGTTTCGTTCAAGTCGGTGATATTGTTTCTGGTGATCATTTTGATTTTGAACGCCAATTATTAGGAGTGATTGATTCATATGATAAAAAAATTATTAATTTATTATGACGGAATCAACTAGATCAATGGACCTTTCTAGTTTTATTTTCTAATGAAGTTAATATTCAACAAGCACGGATTTTGTTTGAAGCAAATTTTAAACAAAAACCAATTAGTTTAAAATTTATTAAAACAAAAAATAATCATGAATTAATTACAAATCCTTATGTAAGAGAAAACACTAAAATAGCAGTAGTTCGTGTTGATAAAAATGTTATATTAGAAATTAATGATAAGATGAATTATGAAGAGTTACAACGTTTTGAATTTATTAAAAAAGAAATTAAGACGAACTATCATTTATCAAAAAAAATAAAGCGGTTTAAAGAATTACGTAGACGTGTTGGTTTTGTATTCCAATTCCCTGAATACCAATTGTTTAAGGATACTATTGAAAAAGACATCATGTTTGGTCCAGTTAATTTAGGTGTAAAAAAAAGCGAAGCTAAAAAACGAGCTAAATTTTATTTAAATAAATTAGGTTTAGGAGATGATTATTTAGAACGCTCACCTTTTGGATTATCTGGAGGCCAAAAACGCCGAGTAGCAATTGCTGGAATTTTAGCAATCCAAAATGATATTTTAGTTTTTGATGAACCAACAGCTGGTTTAGATCCTGCAGGTGAACACGAAATGATGCAAATTATTTTAGATGCGAAAGCAAATAATAAAACAGTTTTTGTTATTACCCATACTATGGAACATGTGCTTGAAGTTGCTGATGAAGTGATTGTAATGGATGAAGGTGAAATTATTAAAACAGGGACACCTTATGAAATTTTTTTTGATCAACACATTATTAATTCAACTTCAATTCAAGTTCCTCGTGTAATTGCAGTTATTAATGAATTGATTAAAAAAGATCTTAAATATGAAATTCTAAAACAAAAACAACCACGCACAATTGAAGAGTTAGCAGATGCTATCATCGAATTTAAAAAAGGAGAAAAATAA
- the thrS gene encoding threonine--tRNA ligase, translated as MYKFDQKLNHSAAHLLAMALTKFYPNLSLAIGPTIDEGFYYDFNLNDPNTSITPLDLLKIEKEMKKITTQALTFDYEQVTYEKAKELFKHNKYKLDIIEQNKNNSLSIYHSGKWFDLCKGPHVQNTKEIKAIKLLNIAGSYWRGDANNDQLIRIYGVAFSDQDQLDAYLKDLQERKERDHRKIGKDLNLFTFNNLAGQGLPIWLPNGTIIKNQVQKFINEVEFQFNFDTVITPILGSIDLYKTSGHWDHYKDNIFSPVQIDNEILVLRPMTCPHHTLVYSNELRSYRSLPIRLSEHSILHRYESSGGLTGFERVREMILEDCHVFCRFDQIEHEVINAFKMIQEAQEGLGIKTFEIHLSLNDPNDKEKYYDDPQMWEQSQNVLRKMLKDHNIPYKEMVGEAAFYGPKIDFQVKTVLNRIITVSTIQLDFLLPNRFNLTYINESNEQSVPVMIHIGIIGTYERLLAILLEQTKGILPLWLSPIQVVIIPVNENLHTDYVKELNIKLRKHLIRSNVDLRNERLSKKIREAQIQKIPYQIVIGDEEIKNNKMVTYRCYGSEKTTTVSITDFINMLENKIRLKK; from the coding sequence ATGTATAAGTTTGATCAAAAACTAAATCACAGTGCTGCACATCTTTTAGCAATGGCACTAACAAAATTTTATCCTAACTTAAGCCTTGCGATTGGGCCAACGATTGATGAGGGGTTTTATTATGATTTTAATCTAAATGATCCAAATACCTCAATTACCCCTTTAGATTTATTAAAAATTGAAAAAGAAATGAAGAAAATTACTACTCAAGCTTTAACGTTTGATTATGAACAAGTTACTTATGAAAAAGCAAAGGAATTGTTTAAACACAATAAATATAAATTAGATATTATTGAACAAAATAAAAATAATTCACTTTCAATTTATCACTCAGGTAAATGGTTTGACTTATGTAAAGGCCCGCATGTACAAAACACAAAAGAGATCAAGGCAATTAAATTATTAAATATTGCAGGTTCATATTGACGAGGTGATGCAAATAATGATCAATTAATTCGTATTTATGGGGTTGCTTTTAGTGATCAAGATCAATTAGACGCTTATTTAAAAGATTTACAAGAACGAAAAGAACGTGATCATCGTAAAATTGGTAAAGATTTAAACTTATTTACTTTTAATAATCTAGCAGGCCAAGGATTACCAATTTGATTACCTAATGGAACCATTATTAAAAATCAGGTACAAAAGTTTATTAATGAAGTTGAATTTCAATTTAATTTTGATACTGTTATTACGCCTATATTAGGTAGTATAGATTTATATAAAACGAGTGGACACTGAGATCATTATAAAGATAATATTTTTTCACCAGTACAAATTGATAATGAAATCTTAGTACTTCGTCCAATGACATGTCCTCATCATACATTAGTTTACTCTAATGAACTTCGTTCATATCGAAGTTTACCAATTCGTTTAAGTGAACATTCAATTTTACATCGTTATGAATCATCAGGTGGATTAACAGGCTTTGAGCGGGTTCGTGAGATGATTTTAGAAGATTGTCATGTTTTTTGTCGCTTTGATCAAATTGAACATGAAGTTATTAATGCTTTTAAAATGATTCAAGAAGCTCAAGAAGGATTGGGTATTAAAACATTTGAAATTCATTTATCTTTAAATGATCCTAATGATAAAGAAAAATATTATGATGATCCTCAAATGTGAGAACAATCACAAAATGTGTTACGTAAAATGTTAAAAGATCACAATATTCCTTATAAGGAGATGGTAGGAGAAGCGGCATTTTATGGTCCAAAAATCGATTTTCAGGTTAAAACTGTTTTAAATCGAATTATTACAGTTTCAACTATCCAATTAGATTTTTTATTACCAAACCGTTTTAATTTAACTTATATTAATGAAAGTAATGAACAAAGCGTACCGGTAATGATTCATATTGGTATTATTGGAACTTATGAACGTTTATTAGCAATTTTATTAGAACAAACTAAAGGTATTTTACCGCTTTGATTATCACCTATTCAAGTAGTTATCATTCCTGTTAATGAAAATTTACATACTGATTATGTAAAGGAGCTAAATATTAAGTTAAGAAAGCATTTAATTCGTAGTAATGTAGATTTACGTAATGAGCGTTTATCAAAAAAAATTCGTGAAGCTCAAATTCAAAAAATCCCTTATCAAATTGTTATTGGTGATGAAGAAATTAAAAACAACAAAATGGTTACTTACCGTTGCTATGGTAGTGAAAAAACGACAACAGTTTCTATTACAGATTTTATAAATATGTTAGAAAACAAGATTAGATTAAAAAAATAA